Proteins from one Plasmodium relictum strain SGS1 genome assembly, contig: PRELSG_00_v1_301, whole genome shotgun sequence genomic window:
- a CDS encoding cytoadherence linked asexual protein, putative, giving the protein MICVIASICIFIILFIVAQTEQFSQKNGNINELRSMIDNKELYDNLIELERLMIQSLELDELKLPLLKPEMKVHLNLSNFKNIKITAGSNKGYHYIIPTSKVNIGDMVEYEHITKKQLIESYNYENSTLIKKKNLVVRTLKIIKCMLLPMIFYKNTKKLKGSLIQLNNLFYSYVNIKETPSSSSQADFRTWLHRTTKSNSINTKKNIFLHNILKNINSNILKDIINSNDLFFTSHPNIYFMKKLDKLSNKYDLGIFNLIGSHFIALGHFIILKLAFKLFYKYFEIGSIKFFSWQKILQFNISDRFKALDLICNEGTNYEADMKRREQYLKIDGTWTIEECRILEFLIHYFNKYQMELYTNAYQTNLKIQILLEHTHLKEEFFNYMCNKEKNCNVYDSGKFRNEYGRTTLKKKDKYNFPEYHVSVPSKINSFNVYINFLYFIKYYSYFSYKGILYTHLLNLTGILTGKSKAYVSSLYLPGYYNAIQLSFDKKTSLLELYENILKCVKKCHMGDRRYEVLSYNIDSLLNYKKNDKNICNMCEGTLFYISSQTENEPSMIQKFFSYVTEVVKVKNINILIKNMNIYEDYDNFLAHDINWYTFLLLFRLTSYKDIIHNNIAKAMYLSLAKEDQFKRSITTSYWFPSPIKKYYSQYVRKYKSTSLLQKLESFLSNDVIEKIKKCITFIVHLQSFLQLDFFYYLIETNMNEYIFPLTLLMESKFREWMKSFKLGRFFLDYDNEDIETERGEKIRRKYYVTPKYRKWILIMKKIIDKSYEIYFNQKNVKNLYKHHNIYGINNKIMLMKDSYELYSKNFHDIIFYADIFNLESDDLSLIPKKKLKKFYFYSHSIMGNSVNFYKFGIIYGFIINRDYLKKVVDILFSIYEVNKDIFSDTSFLQTVYLLFKKIEKSFYLRRRNNDISMNNIFFFNVSNNYSKMSKKDREKEINASMASKYFAKTLFVSFKMMFTIKLSRYMDDLDKKYGSDEFLRLIIDEDSFMNYFYISHGSMLDSLTNSFLPYYAKKSITQLKFGKAFILANLHKLCSNIFSILNLNNLSLLLEYQAIISSNFYVSKKMYQFVDKKMELVCMAFIAQMTPEYLDFLKNLPEYIQSGNSEKIYNIKDLISFPLSLLPISYAGLYEVGNIYLRKKLFFASVPFNKLQVGTNKKLYFAPLHNKKKAIAITFNYVVSYLHATLFCWLFYHFFGWYFYYDFSIMVLRNRVRVFDRYYSIFESSIGNFLLQNFNSFTIDPILNGFKKAYMHVRSKEQYKDLFNSRINIREINRSNIKNLEEQIHMLTPQEVEKLSKNENSIYIDDNLFFEQLDENEEFLNRRKTVCYEEKSKTEEIGKKKCSKEITEVTQNNLDEEPLQITKKKLQHDFDEDNFYPKIYCTEI; this is encoded by the exons aTGATATGTGTTATTGCATCCATctgcatttttattatccttTTTATTGTAGCACAGACTGAGCAGTTCTCtcaaaaaaatggaaatatCAATGAATTAAGAAGTATGATtgataataaagaattatatgATAATTTAATAGAATTAGAAAGGCTAATGATACAGTCATTAGAATTAGATGAATTAAAACTACCATTATTAAAACCAGAAATGAAGGTTCATCTGAATTTgtctaattttaaaaatataaaaattactgCTGGTTCAAATAAAGGATATCATTATATTATACCTACATCCAAAGTTAATATTGGAGATATGGTGGAATACGAacatataacaaaaaaacagTTAATAGAATCGTATAACTATGAAAACTCTActcttattaaaaaaaaaaatttagttgTGAGAAccttaaaaataataaaatgtatGTTATTACCAAtgattttttacaaaaatacaaaaaaattaaaaggcTCATTAATACAATTGAATAATCTCTTTTATAgttatgtaaatataaagGAAACTCCCAGTTCATCTTCTCAAGCAGATTTTAGAACATGGCTACATAGAACTACTAAATCGAACTCTATAAAtaccaaaaaaaatatttttttacataatatattaaaaaatattaattcaaATATACTAAAGGATATAATAAATTCcaatgatttattttttacttctcATCCAAATAtctattttatgaaaaaattagataaatTATCTAATAAGTATGACTTaggaatatttaatttaattggTTCTCATTTTATAg cCTTAGgacattttattattttaaaattagcATTTAAACTCTTTTATAAGTATTTTGAAATAGGAAGTATAAAGTTTTTTAGTTGGCAAAAAATTTTGCAATTTAATATATCAGATAGATTTAAAGCGCTAGATTTAATTTGTAATGAGGGTACTAATTATGAGGCGGATATGAAAAGAAGAGAACagtatttaaaaatagatgGGACATGGACCATAGAGGAATGTAGAATATTggaatttttaattcattattttaataaatatcaaATGGAATTATATACTAATGCATATCaaacaaatttaaaaattcaaattttGTTAGAGCATACCCatttaaaagaagaatttTTCAACTATATGtgtaataaagaaaaaaattgtaatgtCTATGATAGTGGTAAATTTAGAAATGAATATGGCAGAACtacacttaaaaaaaaagataaatataattttccaGAATACCATGTTTCTGTACCATCTAAGATAAATTCATTCAAcgtttatataaattttctgtactttataaaatattatagttATTTTAGTTATAAAGGTATTTTATATACCCATCTTTTAAATCTTACTGGAATTTTAA CTGGTAAAAGTAAGGCATATGTAAGTTCTCTTTATTTACCAGGGTATTATAatg ctaTTCAGTTAtcatttgataaaaaaactaGCCTTTTAGAGCtctatgaaaatatattaaaat gTGTTAAAAAATGTCATATGGGTGATAGGAGATATGAAGTATTATCTTACAACATAGAttctcttttaaattataagaaaaatgataaaaatatatgtaatatgTGTGAAGGAacacttttttatattagca GTCAAACTGAAAACGAGCCTTCAATGatacaaaaatttttttcttacgTTACCGAAGTTGTTAaagtgaaaaatataaatatattaataaaaaatatgaatatttatGAAGACTATGATAACTTTTTAGCACATGATATAAATTGGTATACTTTTCTATTACTATTTAGGCTTACCTCGTACAAAg ATATTATTCATAATAATATAGCAAAAGCTATGTATTTAAGTTTAGCAAAAGAAGATCAATTTAAAAGGTCTATTACGACAAGTTATTGGTTTCCTTCACCaattaaaaagtattattCTCAATATGtaagaaaatataagtcTACAAGCTTATTACAAA aGTTGGAAAGTTTCTTAAGTAATGATgttattgaaaaaataaagaaatgtATAACATTCATTGTCCATTTACAATCCTTTTTGCAGttagattttttttattatcttattGAGACTAATAtgaatgaatatattttccCTTTAACTTTGTTAATGGAAAGTAAGTTTAGAGAATGGATGAAAAGCTTTAAATTAGGtcgtttttttttagattatGATAACGAAGATATAGAAACTGAAAGAGGGGAAAAaataagaagaaaatattatgtaacacctaaatatagaaaatggattcttataatgaaaaaaattatagataaatcatatgaaatatatttcaatCAAAAAAACGTAAAGAACTTATATAAACATCATAATATTTAcggaataaataataaaataatgttaaTGAAAGATTCTTATGAATTATATTCAAAGAATTTTcatgatataattttttatgcagatatatttaatttagaaaGCGATGATCTTTCACTtattcccaaaaaaaaattaaaaaaattttatttttactcgCATTCTATTATGGGAAATAgtgtaaatttttataaatttggAATTATATACggatttataataaatagggattacttaaaaaaagtCGTCGATATACTATTTTCAATTTATGAAGTAAATAAAGACATCTTTTCGGATACATCCTTTTTACAAACagtttatttactttttaaaaagattgagaaaagtttttatttacgtAGAAGAAATAATGATATA agtatgaataatatatttttttttaatgttagtAATAATTATTCTAAAATGAGCAAAAAAGatagagaaaaagaaattaatgcTTCAATGGCATCTAAATATTTTGCAAAAACTTTAtttgtttcttttaaaatgatGTTTACTATAAAATTAAGTAGGTATATGGATGATcttgataaaaaatatggtTCTGACGAATTTTTAAGATTAATAATTGATGAAGATTCATtcatgaattatttttacatatctCATGGAAGTATGTTAGATAGTTTAACAAATAGTTTTTTACCATATTACGCAAAAAAATCAATAACTCAGTTAAAGTTTGGAAAAGCTTTTATTTTAGCAAATCTTCATAAATTGTgttctaatatattttcaatattaaatttaaataatttaagtcTTTTACTTGAATATCAAGCAATAATTAGCtctaatttttatgtttcaaaaaaaatgtatcaGTTTGTTGATAAAAAAATGGAACTTGTATGTATGGCGTTTATTGCTCAAATGACTCCTGAATATCTAGATTTTCTGAAAAATTTGCCAGAATACATACAAAGTGGAAATTcagaaaaaatttacaatataaaggatttaatttcatttccATTATCTTTACTCCCCATTTCTTATGCAGGATTATATGAAGTAggtaatatttatttaagaaaaaaattattttttgctTCTGTTCCTTTTAACAAGTTACAAGTAGGAACaaataagaaattatattttgCACCATTgcataataagaaaaaagcTATAGCTATTACTTTTAATTATGTTGTGAGTTATTTACATGCAACTCTGTTTTGTTGgcttttttatcatttttttggatggtatttttattatgattTCTCTATTATGGTACTTAGAAATCGTGTTCGCGTATTTGATAGGTATTATTCCATATTTGAGAGTAGCATTGGGAATTTTCTTctacaaaattttaatagtTTTACTATTGATCCCATACTAAATGGATTTAAAAAAGCTTACATGCATGTGAGAAGTAAAGAGCAATACAAAGATCTTTTTAATTCTAGAATTAATATAAGAGAAATTAATAgatcaaatataaaaaatcttGAGGAGCAAATACATATGCTAACACCACAAGAAGTAGAAAAATTGtctaaaaatgaaaattctaTTTACATAGATGATAACTTATTTTTTGAACAAttagatgaaaatgaagaatttttaaatagaagaaaaaccGTATgttatgaagaaaaaagtaaaacTGAAGAAAttggaaaaaagaaatgttcAAAAGAAATTACAGAAGTAA